CACTGGATAACGCGCCCAAGGAATATCCCCCCAAAATCCAGCAGCTGGTCCAGGACATCGCCAGCCTCACGCTCCTAGAGATCTCGGACCTCAACGAGCTCCTGAAGGTATCAAGAGGACGGCACAGACCAGGGACCAGGAGTGAGGCCCAGGGGCTGCTGTGTTTTCTTCCTGGTGTATTTTGGGAGTTTGGTAAATTGTCAAAAGTGTGCTTCCCCAAGTGCAAAGACCACAGCACACTTGTTTTGTGTTAGCACGTTTGGGGTGTAATGACTGGCTACTGAAACTGTCCTGTGTCTCTGCAGAAAACGTTGAAGATTCAGGATGTGGGACTCATGCCTATGGGTGGTGTGGTGCCTGGTGCTGTCCCCGCCGCAGCAGCCCCTGAGGTGAGCCGGGCCAGGGTCCTGGGCAGAAAGAGGCATTTGTGTGGTGCCCAGTTCACTTCTGGCTACAGACGTGGCAGCCACATCATTCCTGGTGGCCCTCATCCCCGGCTCTGCGCCTCGCACATTTGTGCGTGCTTCCTATGGTGCTCCCTGCAGTCTCCGGGACCTCCTCCCTACCAAGGACGTGCAAGTCCTTGCCGCACGGAGACCACGTTTGTAatggagaaaagcaggaaaaagaaaggaaaaaattgtaTCAAATAGTTGAATTACATTAGACATcagaaaaaaggaggaaggagttcaagactggGGGGTGGAATTTCAAGGAAGGGCTCAGCGAGGAGGTAAGACTGGGGGTGGGTAGAGGAGCACAGCCAGGCGCTGCCCGAGGGCCGCCAGGCCAGCGTGTGTTTGGGGTTCCAGGTGGAGGCTGACGTGGACGCAGGGGAGGAGAGGACGTGGTGGGGGTGGCTGGCAGCAGTTTGGGTCTCTGCGAGGAAACGAGCAGACCCAAAGCCATGGCGTCACATCCCTGCCTTTGGCTGTGTCCCCTGCTGAGGGAGCCAGTCAGGTCCTGGAGGGTCCCCCATTCCAGAGCAAAGGTGCTGCCGTGGGGCATCGACACTGTGCCCCGGGAACGGGAAGGTCACTCACTTCCAAGGCTGATGAGATGCAGGCTGTACGTTCTGGGTGAGACTGGGCAGGATTGCTGTCCCTTTGAGAACGAGCGGGGTGCTGTTCGTAACCAGGCAGCAGGGCCAAACTGGCCTGCCCCGGGCTGCTCGGACACAGCTCCTTCTAGCTGGTGCTGGTCAGGCACTGGCATGTCCATCTGTCCCATTGTGGGTCCCTTGGTGAGCGTGGGGGCTCAAGTGGCTGTCAGTTTTTCATTGATGCATCACTTGGGCTTGGCTGAGGAGGGGGGTGGACACTGCTTTTCTGTAACATTGTTTCTAAAGCAGTTTTGGTGTCTCTCCTCTCTCATAAATTACGGTTTCTAAGGGATGAAGGAAGTCAAGTCTTGGGAGAAAGAAGCACGTTTTCAAAGCGTTTCTGAGTAATAGAGCCAGGCTTGAGCTCTGGTtagcagaggagggagaaaaggcaCCAACTGGTTTGGAAACAGACTATCCGGGAAACGTGACCTCCAACTCCAGGCTTTGCGGGGCCGTCAGGAGCTGGGAGTCGGCCGGGGCTTTGCCTGCTCAGCCCCTGGGCTCCAGGATGGTGGCCCCACAGCACAGGTGTTGGCTTCACCCCACCCTTGCCTGGCCTCCCATTCTTTCTGCTCCCCAAGGTGGCAGAAGAAGATGTCCCCAAACAAAAAGAACGGACACATTTCACCGTCCGCCTGACAGAGGCCAAGCCCGTAGACAAAGTGAAGCTGATCAAGGAGATCAAGAACCACATCCAGGGCATAAACCTTGTCCAGGTGGGTGCTGGTCACGGCTCTCGGTGCTGGCCGCTGAGGGTGTGCCTGGCTGCGCCAGTCCAAGCCCCACGTTTCCGACTTTGTTCTCTGGCAGGCAAAGAAGCTGGTGGAGTCCCTGCCCCAGGAAATCAAAGCCAACGTCGCCAA
The Eulemur rufifrons isolate Redbay chromosome 9, OSU_ERuf_1, whole genome shotgun sequence DNA segment above includes these coding regions:
- the MRPL12 gene encoding large ribosomal subunit protein bL12m, coding for MLPAAARPLWGPCLGLRGAALRLARLQMPGVCAVRQMRSSGHRRGEALAGAPLDNAPKEYPPKIQQLVQDIASLTLLEISDLNELLKKTLKIQDVGLMPMGGVVPGAVPAAAAPEVAEEDVPKQKERTHFTVRLTEAKPVDKVKLIKEIKNHIQGINLVQAKKLVESLPQEIKANVAKAEAEKIKAALEAVGGTVVLE